In one Natronospira bacteriovora genomic region, the following are encoded:
- a CDS encoding Mbeg1-like protein, whose translation MSAAFAFAVGQAAQSGTVASVSSEAVTDARLSRCVADSSCTGADGYELARRYENDTGLRAALFVNEEGSAVLAFRGTRFFSIRDWIANFRQAFGLASSQYESAILTARQLHRDYGGNIRFTGHSLGGGLAAAAAIHTDASARVFNAAGLHDNTLGDFSSERGSVTHYYSSTDALRAGNALTPASVPGTQRSLGPAGLHGMRGVCRAMGC comes from the coding sequence GTGAGTGCGGCGTTTGCTTTTGCGGTTGGGCAGGCGGCTCAGAGCGGAACCGTGGCCAGCGTATCAAGCGAAGCCGTCACAGATGCTCGTCTTTCAAGGTGCGTAGCCGATTCCAGTTGCACAGGCGCTGACGGGTACGAGTTAGCCAGAAGATATGAAAATGACACAGGCCTGAGAGCCGCTCTATTTGTCAACGAAGAAGGGAGTGCGGTTCTCGCTTTTAGAGGAACCAGATTTTTTAGTATTCGGGACTGGATAGCCAATTTCAGGCAGGCATTTGGCTTAGCAAGTAGTCAGTACGAGTCTGCTATTTTAACTGCACGGCAGCTGCATAGGGATTATGGTGGAAACATTCGATTTACAGGCCATTCTCTAGGTGGCGGTTTGGCCGCCGCTGCTGCCATTCACACGGACGCGAGCGCTCGTGTGTTCAATGCTGCAGGCTTGCATGATAATACGTTGGGTGATTTCTCTAGCGAAAGAGGTAGCGTTACGCATTATTACAGCTCGACGGATGCATTGAGAGCCGGTAATGCATTAACACCGGCTAGCGTGCCAGGCACTCAAAGATCTTTGGGACCCGCTGGGCTTCATGGGATGCGGGGCGTTTGTAGAGCGATGGGATGCTGA
- a CDS encoding ankyrin repeat domain-containing protein, whose product MRTFIYVMAFTAVSLTIAVVLGSNSISGENAMGSEVDSKPVAHMSAREMFPDRRVRALARAAGRGSIDRIDGLVEKSIDVNYQGRRGATPLFWAMQNAAGFRRLLEHGANPNVVFDDGGSVMHWAARAEDSDILKTALEFGGDPNLVAGEEGITPIFRALTNRRAIEILLESGANIDAQKRGWKLGDRRIGGGITPVMEAADLAQFDIVLFLLESGADFRIESDRGDTLADLVASYQGAFKAGSSTEKAYKEVIVWLCDRGVSMPESECQ is encoded by the coding sequence ATGAGAACATTCATCTATGTGATGGCTTTCACTGCAGTTTCTTTGACTATTGCAGTGGTGCTGGGATCAAACTCTATTTCTGGTGAGAACGCCATGGGAAGCGAGGTAGATTCAAAACCTGTTGCGCATATGTCCGCTAGGGAGATGTTTCCAGATAGGCGGGTTCGGGCATTAGCAAGAGCGGCCGGGAGGGGGAGCATTGACCGTATTGATGGGCTTGTTGAGAAAAGCATTGATGTAAATTATCAGGGTCGCCGGGGCGCAACGCCTCTGTTTTGGGCGATGCAGAATGCGGCTGGGTTTCGTAGGTTGTTGGAACATGGCGCCAATCCAAATGTCGTGTTCGACGATGGTGGCTCCGTAATGCATTGGGCAGCACGGGCAGAGGATTCTGACATCCTGAAGACAGCTTTGGAGTTTGGTGGCGACCCCAATTTAGTGGCCGGGGAAGAAGGGATTACGCCCATTTTTCGTGCTTTGACCAACAGGCGAGCGATAGAAATCTTATTGGAGTCAGGAGCAAACATCGACGCGCAGAAGCGCGGGTGGAAGCTCGGCGATAGAAGAATTGGCGGTGGAATTACTCCTGTTATGGAAGCAGCAGACCTGGCGCAATTTGACATTGTGCTCTTCCTTCTCGAAAGCGGCGCAGATTTCCGAATTGAGAGCGATAGAGGTGATACGCTGGCTGATTTAGTCGCCAGCTATCAAGGTGCGTTTAAGGCTGGAAGTAGCACTGAAAAGGCGTACAAGGAGGTTATTGTATGGTTATGTGATAGAGGGGTGTCTATGCCTGAGTCTGAATGCCAGTAG